From the genome of Methanothrix soehngenii GP6:
GGGGAACTCTTCGGTTAAGTCCACCCTAACGAAATATTTCTCTACTGCACCAGTCTCTTTGTTAGTGAATGATTGGATTACAGATACGATCTTGCGGTTATCGCTCAACCTTGAGAAGATAGCGTTCACTGATGTCAGCAAAAAGTTGCGCTCTAGCTCTTCTGCTGCTTTGACGTAGATCGCTGGATAGCGTACAGATAGATAATTCAGTGCCCGATGTTTATCTGTAGATCCTATGTTGTCTGCCAATTGCATCATTCTTAGGAATGTCTCTCTTGCGATTGCTTTGAATTTCTCATCGGTGACCGATTCGGAACGAATAGACTTGATAAAGTCATTATATTCAAGGGAATAGAGATGATCAACAAGCACCATGGGCACTTCTAGCCCGCACATCTCTGGAGGAGCTACTGGGCCTTTACGACCTACTACCACCTGTCTATCCAGGGGGCATGCAGATGGTCGGATGGCTTCCAATAAGATATCGAGATCCTCAGGGCCGGTTGGTAACAAAATATAAATTGGCACTCCTTCCTTGGTGAGAACCCAGGATAGCTTGCGAGCTAGATACCTGTTTTCGGGCTGTGACAGAACAGAGTGGAAGGCCTGCTGATGCTCAAAATTAGTGGACTTCGATCTTTCAATGATCTGAACGAACTCTTTTTCTATCGATCGATTGGGGAAACGAGCTTCAACCTGGCCCAGAACATAGACAAATGGGAGAGATTTCAAACCGCAAGTTCCCTTATTTTCGCTCTTTTCATTTCCACTGGTCTTTGAGCCCTCTGGAGAGGATTTCGCCGAACAGGCTGAGCATTTCTTTTGTGGCTGTGCTGATGACGATTCTTGGACTGATTGATCCATATATTTCATCTCCGTATTGTGATTCTTGCAGCCAAGAGGAGACTGCTATTCACGATTTTTGCTCCATTCGGTTTAGTCGGGGTTTTACCCCGCCAAACACTAAGTAGACTTGATAGATTAAATATTTGCCGATTTTGTTCACAAATAATAAACTATTTTGCTCATATTTGATGAATAATTTGTTCACATTTAGTGAACGATCTCCGAAAAACCGCTATCCGAAAGCTTTAATCGTAGGTTATCATCTGTAGTTCATTGCCTGTATCCCGAAGAGCTGCGCATACTCTCCCTTCAAAGCCATCAGCTCCTCATGAGTGCCCTTCTCTGCGATATGTCCATCATTCAGAAGATATATGCAATCCGCCATCCTGACGGTGGACAACCTGTGGCCTATGACGATGGCCGTTTTTCCTTTTGCAAGCTCCCTGAACTTGGCGAACACCTCCGCCTCGGCTTTGGGATCGAGGGAGCTGGTGGGCTCGTCCATAATTATAATCTGGGAATCCCGGATGAACGCCCTGGCCAAAGCCACCTTCTGCCACTCTCCTATGCTCAGATCCGTGCCGTTATCGAACCATTTTCCTAAGGTAGTCTCGTAACCAGCCTCAAGCCGCTTTAGAATCCTATCCACGCCAGAATCCCTCGCGGCCTTGGCTACCTTGCCCATGTCCAGAGGCCGATCGGCACTGCCCAGCCATATGTTCTCGGCCAGGCTGAGATTATACTGAGCATAATACTGGAAGAGCACGCTTTTCTCGCATCTGAGATCTGAAAACCTCATGCTCTGCAAAATGAACTGTCAGGTCTGCGGATTATACATGCTCATAGGGACTGGATATTGATCCTCTGCGACAAGACGACCAGATCATATCCATTGATGCAACTACGTTATCCTCGCGTGTGCATTCTTCAGGTCCTTGAGGGGTGTGGAGGGAGGTGCGGCAGGGGAACTCCGGGGAGGCCTTGGCGGTCGGCAAAATTTTGTGCAAATCGTAAATTCTTTTTACAGAAGGAGGATAAATAGACGTTAATTTCTCAATCGGGCAGTTAATTGAAGTCTGATTTAGTCCAGGTTTTACATCGCGATATGCGAGGTTTTATATGAAAATGTAAAAACTTCCAAAGAGTACCGATCTTCTAATGGTGCTATCAGCCCTTGCCTAACCGCAGTTAATCATAATCTGTGATATATATGGCATTTTAGGCAGAACTCAGGCGTAATATTGGTATGATTTATATACGTTGAGCATAACAACGTCAAATGCCGTGATATATATCGGCAGAGTGGGGTGCGGGGCAGTGAGAGCTTTGCACTTGGGGTAATTGATTTTTCAGTCGCCCTGCGGGTGTGTACTGAAAACGGAGGCATTTAAATGAAAGAAAGAATTGGGCGAGTGGGAGCGAGAGGAACTGGCAATAAACCGCCGAAATTCGCAGTAAGAGCCAGATTTGCTCTTGTCATGATTGCGCTGGTCATCCTTTGCGTTTCTGCTGTGGCGCAGGAGATGATTGCTGAAGATTGGTATAAAAAAGGCCAAGAGCTAGAGAGAAAAGGATCTTATGAAGAGGCCGTTAAAGCATATGATAAAGCCATCGAACTGAATCCAAAGGATATAATGGTTTGGCTCTCGAAAGGCATTATTTTAAGCGGCTTGGAACAGCATAATGAATCCATAGAAGCTTATGAGACCGCCATTGAAATCGATCCCAAGAGCATTCAGGCTTGGGGTACAATGGCAGATGAGTTATATCACTTAGGCAGATACAACGAATCTCTCAATGCATACAATAGAGTTCTTCAAATGGATCCCCATATGGCTAGAGCTTGGGTAGAGAAGGGCGATATTCTGAATAAAACAGGTAGGCACGAGGAGGCTATCAAGGCCTTCAATAAAGCTCTGGAGATCTATGATAACACTATCCAGGAAAACCCCGAGGACATCATAGCTTGGCAGGGAAAAGGCATTACTCTCGAAAAGATGGGCAGATACGAAGAGGCGATAAAATCTTATGATAAGGTTATTGAGATGTCTTCACCTGATTACGCTCTCGGCGCTTGGACTGCTAAGGGCGATATATTCAAGGCCATAGGCAAGTACGAGGAATCAATTAAGGCCTACAATAAGGTCATAGAAATAGCTCCAAAAGAAGCTTCTTATGCATGGGAAGGCAAAGGCCTTGCACTGGAGGCTTTAGGTCGAAATTCTGAAGCAAATGCAGCCTTCTCGGAGGCAAAGATGCTTATGCATCGGTAGTGAATCAATTATGGGTTGAAATTTAGATCTGCCGCTGAAGTTCGCTTAACTGGATACCGATCTTCTCATGATGTCTTCCTCGGAACATATTTATGAGATCGTTAACAACAGGCACATTCTGAAAACCATACCCTATTTCTGGATCACTAACTATGCATCAGAGCTAATTTTTTTATTTTTCTGATGTTAGTGATGAACGATTGCTGAAATTATTAGCAGAGATAGTCAAAAAATGATGAAAGGAGGATTTCCCTCCTTTCGATTTAGATACATCCTTCCTGGCGGACGCTAGGCCAGGAAGGTAAGGTGCACGGCACACCATAGGAGTATGCGTGCGTTCTAGCATACCAACAGGCTTCACCTGTTGTGCTAAATCCATTTCCATAGCCTTCGCAACTGCCTTCGGCTAGGCGACACCAGCAATTTGCCATTCCTTTTTCACCTCCGTTTATTTATTCACCTGTCGTAGTATGGCGCCATCTTGGTGACAATGAATGGAAACTCCTCAGTCACGTCCACTCTAACGAAATATTTCTCCATGATACCAGTCTCTCTGTTAGTGAAAGAGAATACCACTGATATTATCTTGCGACTATCGCTTAATCTGGAGGGAATGGCTTCTGCCGAAGTTAGTGAAAAGCTATTTTCAAGCTTTTCTGCAGCCGTAGAATATATGGCGAGATAGCGTACAGCTAGGTAGTTGAGTGCCCGATGTTTTTCTGTGGATCCAGTGTTATCTGCTATCTGCATCATCCTTCGGAACAGTTCTAACGCAGCAGCTTTGAATTTCTCATCGGCGACCAGTTCTGGATGGATAGACTTCATGAAGTTGTTGTATTCAAGGGAATAGAGATGATCAACAAGTACCATGGGCACTTCTTGCCCGCACATCTCTGGAGGAGCTACCGGGCCTTTACGACCTACTACCACCTGTCTATCCAGGGAGCATGCAGATGGTCGGATGGCATCCAATAAGATATCGAGATCTTCAGGGCCTGTGGGTAGCAGAATGTAAATCGGCACTCCTTCCTTGGTGAGAATCCAGGAAAGCTTTCGTGCTAGATACCTGTTTTCGGGCTGCGACAGAACAGAGTAGAAGGCCTGCTGATGCTCAAAATTAGCAGACTTCGATCTTTCGAGGATCTGAACGTACTCTTTTTCTATCGATCGATTAGGGAAACGAGCTTCAATCTGTCCCAGAACATAGACATATGGGAGGGATTTCAAACCGCAAGTTCCCTTATTTTCGCTCTTTTCATTTCCACTGGTCTTTGAGCCCTCTGGAGAGGATTTCGCCGAACAGGCTGAGCATTTCTTTTGTGGCTGTGCTGATGACGATTCTTGGACTGATTGATCCATATATTTCATCTCCCTATTGTGATTCTTGCAGCCAAGAGGAGACTGCTATTCACGATTTTTGCTCCATTCGGTTTAGTCGGGGTTTTACCCCGCCAAACACTAAGTAGACTTGATAGATTAAATATTTGCCGATTTTGTTCACAAATAATAAACTATTTTGCTCATATTTGATGAATAATTTGTTCACATTTAGTGAACGATCTCCGAAAAACCGCTATCCGAAAGCTTTAATCGTAGGTTATCATCTGTAGTTCATTGCCTGTATCCCGAAGAGCTGCGCATACTCTCCCTTCAAAGCCATCAGCTCCTCATGAGTCCCCTTCTCAGAGATGTGCCCATCATTCAGAAGACACTGGCTGGACAGAGGCGGCGCTCTCAATGAAATCGATCGCAGAGAAGGGGCCAATGCTTTCTTCGCCAAAGCTTTCGGCAGAGTTATGCTGTAAGCTTATTAAATTTCTTATTGAGATAAATGATGATACATAATATCGAAAGGTTCATATATTGTCATAACTCTATGAAAAATAGAGCCAGGGAAAGCGGCGTTTAACAATTTGGTGGGATGTAATGATTGAGAAGACAGAGCTGGCACACATTCTAATTTTAGAGGAACCAAACGCTGTTGTCAAGGGAAAGACGGAATCCAACGTCTGCGGCATTTTTATTGGGCGCATATCAAGGGGATGAGCACAATGGCTTTATCGCCTGCTGAGGAGCAATACTCCGAAATATGCATAAATCCCATTGCTCTTCAAAAGAGACTGATTCAGGAGCTTCTTAATCTTAGAGAAGAGAGACAGCAGTTACTGGCAAAGCTAAGAGACCTGAGCAGCACTCCGGAACCCGATCGGGATCTTGTTGCTTCTGTTAACGGCGCACTAGATCTTAAGGGGGATATTTCCAAGCAAGCCGGTGTGCCGTTTGAGGTCTCTGCGAAGATGCTCGAAATGGACCTGACCATTCAGATCCTGGAGCAAAGAATTAGCGCCATGGAGGAGAAGAAGAGGACTTCTCATGGCAGAGCGACGGCACACAGGATCAAGAGGCTTGAGGAGCTTTTAAAGGATTACGGGGGATCGCAGGCCTTCAAGCAGCTTCAGAGCGATCTGGGGCTTAGCCCCTCCCAGTTCACGCGTCTGGTGAAGTGCCTTGATAAGCGATGCTTTGAGATCCAGAGATGTCCAGGCGCGCAGAGAGGGGAGAAAATGCTGATACTCAAGTGATG
Proteins encoded in this window:
- a CDS encoding cyanobactin maturation protease PatG family protein, whose amino-acid sequence is MDQSVQESSSAQPQKKCSACSAKSSPEGSKTSGNEKSENKGTCGLKSLPFVYVLGQVEARFPNRSIEKEFVQIIERSKSTNFEHQQAFHSVLSQPENRYLARKLSWVLTKEGVPIYILLPTGPEDLDILLEAIRPSACPLDRQVVVGRKGPVAPPEMCGLEVPMVLVDHLYSLEYNDFIKSIRSESVTDEKFKAIARETFLRMMQLADNIGSTDKHRALNYLSVRYPAIYVKAAEELERNFLLTSVNAIFSRLSDNRKIVSVIQSFTNKETGAVEKYFVRVDLTEEFPFIVTKMAPYYDR
- a CDS encoding ATP-binding cassette domain-containing protein, translating into MRFSDLRCEKSVLFQYYAQYNLSLAENIWLGSADRPLDMGKVAKAARDSGVDRILKRLEAGYETTLGKWFDNGTDLSIGEWQKVALARAFIRDSQIIIMDEPTSSLDPKAEAEVFAKFRELAKGKTAIVIGHRLSTVRMADCIYLLNDGHIAEKGTHEELMALKGEYAQLFGIQAMNYR
- a CDS encoding tetratricopeptide repeat protein, with protein sequence MKERIGRVGARGTGNKPPKFAVRARFALVMIALVILCVSAVAQEMIAEDWYKKGQELERKGSYEEAVKAYDKAIELNPKDIMVWLSKGIILSGLEQHNESIEAYETAIEIDPKSIQAWGTMADELYHLGRYNESLNAYNRVLQMDPHMARAWVEKGDILNKTGRHEEAIKAFNKALEIYDNTIQENPEDIIAWQGKGITLEKMGRYEEAIKSYDKVIEMSSPDYALGAWTAKGDIFKAIGKYEESIKAYNKVIEIAPKEASYAWEGKGLALEALGRNSEANAAFSEAKMLMHR
- a CDS encoding cyanobactin maturation protease PatG family protein is translated as MDQSVQESSSAQPQKKCSACSAKSSPEGSKTSGNEKSENKGTCGLKSLPYVYVLGQIEARFPNRSIEKEYVQILERSKSANFEHQQAFYSVLSQPENRYLARKLSWILTKEGVPIYILLPTGPEDLDILLDAIRPSACSLDRQVVVGRKGPVAPPEMCGQEVPMVLVDHLYSLEYNNFMKSIHPELVADEKFKAAALELFRRMMQIADNTGSTEKHRALNYLAVRYLAIYSTAAEKLENSFSLTSAEAIPSRLSDSRKIISVVFSFTNRETGIMEKYFVRVDVTEEFPFIVTKMAPYYDR